The genomic interval TATTTTATAAAAACTGAAAATGGAGAAAAGGTCCCTTCCCTCGCTGAAAAAGCGGGAAAATTGTTTGATTATGCCAATTTTAAGGACGCCATTAAGAAAAATGACATGGTGGCGGTAAAAACAAGTTTCGGCGAAAAAGGGAATATCGGATACCTCAAACCACCAATTATTAAATCAATTGTCAACAAGGTAAAAGAGCATGACGGGAAACCTTTTTTAATTGAAACAAACACGTTGTACCTGGGGAGAAGGACAAATGCCGTTGATCATATCGCACATGCGCACGAACATGGTTTCAGTTATGAAAGTGTTGGCGCTCCGATCATCATCGGAGACGGCCTTTTCGGAGAACATGATGTGCAGGTAGAGATCAACCAGAAAATGTGCAAATATGCCCATGTTGCGGGAGTGGCAAGGGCGTCCAATGCAATCGTCTCTATTTCCCATGTAACAGGACACCTCGCAACCGGCATGGGGGCAACGTTGAAAAACATCGGGATGGGACTCTCTTCACGCGGTGGAAAATTATCACAACATTCTGGAGTCATACCGCAGATTCTTAAGAAAAAATGCACCACCTGCGGGGTATGCGGAAAGTGGTGTCCGGTTGGAGCGATTAAAATTGGGGAAGAATATGCAATCATTGACCCGCAAATATGCATCGGCTGCGGAGAATGCCTGGCAGTATGCCAGTTTCAGGCGGTAAAGATTGCATGGGACGAAAATGCCGTAAATCTCCAGAAAAAGGTGGCGGAACACTGTCTTGCTCTTTTAAAGGGAAAAGAAGGGAAGGCGGTTTTCTTTAACTTCCTCACGCACATTACCCATCATTGCGATTGTATGGACAAACCCTTTGAGCCTGATATTGCAGACATCGGCATCATCGCCTCATGGGACCCCGTTGCAATTGAAAAAGCGACCACCGATCTAATCAGGGAACACATCGGCAAGGACTTTTTTAAGGAATCCTGGCCAAAAATAGATTACACCGTTCAGATGAATTACGCCCAGGAAATAGGTTTGGGGAGTATGGCGTATGAACTGGTGAGTTGTGGATAAAAAAATTTGCAACACTTTAATCTTTGAAAAAGTAGAGGCGAAGCATTTGCTGTAAATTGTAATAAATGTATCCATACCCAAAATGGCAAATGCTTCGCCCCCTGCTTTTTCAAAAAACCAAATTGTTATATTTCAACGACTTTCACTAATATTTCGACACATTTAATTCTTCCATTTCACCCGTAACCATATATACCGTCCTTTCCGCTATATTTGTCACCCTGTCCGCAATACGTTCCAGATTGTGAGAAACCCATGTAAGGTAGGTTGCCAGATTGATTATCTTTGGATTACCCATCATCAGCAGCAAAAGTTCGTGGTAAATCTGGTCGTGGAGCGCATCCACTTTATCATCTTCATCACATACACTCCTTGCCGCTTCCACATCTCTTTCCATAAAGGCCTTGAGAGATTTTTCCAGCATGGCAATGCCTATCTCCCCCATTCGTGGAATATCAACCAATGGTTTTATCAAAGGTTCCTCGCCAATCATAATATTTATCTTGGCATTGCCCTCCGCATGATCACCCATCCGTTCAAGGTCGGTTATTATGCTCAGAATAGCGGTCAACGTCCTTAAATCCACCGCCAGAGGCTGTTGTGTCGCAATGAGTACAATACATTTCTCCTCAATGTCAAACCGCTTTTTGTTAATCTCCAGGTCTTTTTTTATAATTTCCTTCGATGCCTCTATGTCTCTGGTTTGCAATGCCTGTATGGAATCCTGTATCGCCTGCGAAACCATTTTCCCCATATCAAGCACTTCGTCCTGCAGCGCTTTTAAAGCCTTGTGATATACTTCACGTACCATAACGTCCCCGCCTCCCCTCTCTTTTAAACCGGCAAAACCCGTCCTTTCCCAGCACCATAACATGGCGTAATTGTTCCAGGATACCCTGCGAAATAACCGCTGTTTTTGCAATGAAAATTGTTTTCACGTTTCTACCCGAACCTGCCCGTTATATAATCCTCTGTCCTTTGTTTTTTCGGTTTCGTAAATAATTCAGTCGTATCATCATACTCTACAAGTTCCCCCATCATAAAGAACCCGGTATAATCGGAAACCCTTGCCGCCTGCTGCATATTGTGGGTTACGATAACCACCGTGTAGTCCTTTTTCAGTTCGACAAGCATGTCCTCTATCTTTGCCGTGGCAATCGGGTCTAACGCGGAACAAGGTTCGTCGAGAAGTACAATTTCCGGTTCCATGGCGATTGCCCTTGCGATACACACCCTCTGTTGCTGTCCTCCTGACAGTTCAAGGGCGCTGAGATGGAGGCGGTCCTTTACCTCGTTCCATAGCGCCGCCTTTATAAGCGTCTTTTCGCAGATATCATCCAGTGTATTTTTTTTCTTTATTCCCAATACACGCGGACCGTACACCACATTCTCATAAATTGTTTTCGGGAACGGGTTTGGTTTCTGGAATACCATGCCAACCCGCTTCCTGAGTTCAGTGACATTGACAGAGGGGTCGTAAATGTCTTTTCCGGCAATCTTAATGGAACCCTCAATCCGCACCCCTTCTATAAGATCATTCATGCGGTTTAAACACCGGATTAACGTTGACTTTCCGCATCCGGAAGGCCCGATAAACGCTGTGATCATTTTTTCTGAAATATCCAGGTTTATGCCATTCAGGGCTAAATTGTCGCCGTAATACAATTTCAGGTCTGTAATATTAACTACCGGATTAGGTTTTTTTTTCATTTTACCGGGAGAAATGGTACACCTCTCTTGTTTTCAAAATTACTTCTTTAGAAACATACATCTCTTATACAGATGACATCCTGTATTTTTTTCTCAACTTGTTACGCACTATTATTGCCGTAATATTTAATACCAGCACGCTAAATAGTAATGCAAGGGTTGTGGTATATACCATGGGAATTGCAGCCTCGACATTTGGCGACTGAAACCCTACATCGTAAATGTGGAAACCCAGATGCATAAATTTTCTTTCTAAATGAAGAAAAGGAAAATGATGGTCTATGGGGAGAGAAGGTGCAAGTTTCACAACACCCGTAATCATAAGCGGTGCAACCTCTCCCGCTGCCCTAGCCATTGCCAGAATAGTACCGGTAAGTATGCCCGGGGCGGCCTGGGGAAGCACAACCCGCCATAACGTTTCAAATTTTGTTGCGCCAAGGGCGTAAGAACCTTCCCTTATCGATCCGGGCACGGAAGACAGCCCCTCTTCCGTAGAAACGACCACTACCGGCACCGTTAATAATGCCAACGTAAGCGCTGCCCACAAAATACCGCCCGTTCCAAACGTAGGGGACGGCAATGCAGATTTAAAAAACACATTGTCAATAGTACCCCCTATTAAATAGATAAAAAAGCCAAGCCCGAATACCCCGAAAACAATTGAGGGAACACCTGCCAGATTGTTGACCGAGATGCGTACTATCCGTGAAATAAAATTATCACCGGCATATTCTTTCAGATAGACTGCCGTCAATACTCCAAGGGGAACGACGGCAATACTCATGATAAATACCATCATGACCGTACCAAATATTGCAGGGAATATCCCCCCTTCCGTATTGGCCTCCCTTGGTTCATCGGCAATAAACTCCCACAATTTTGTCAGATAAAAACCTGTTTTTGCGAATACATGCATCGAATTGGGTGTGTACATACGTACTACCTGAAAAACAGGAAGTATTTTTTCTTCTCCACCGGCAAGACGTATGATGAATTCTTTCTCTCTTGCCTTTTGGTAAAGGTTTGAAAGCAAGGCCTCCTTTTCGCGATATATTTTCTCAAGGGCGTCAATTTTTATTTTGACGCCATCCATTTTTTTTTGAACTATATCAGACGGCGGCAGCGACTGTAATTGTTTTACGATAATTCGTTTTTTTTCCATCTGATAGTTAATGTCGCCAATTTCCTTTTTTTCGAGCCGCCTTATTTTTTTGAAAAGTTTTTTATTTTCGTTTATAAACCCCATTGCCCCTTCCGGTTGTATTGCTTCAATCCCGCCGTTCTTTCCTATAATGCCCTGCAAAAACCCATACATATTTCCCCACTCGCGCCTCTCGATGGCAACAGCATCGGCGGGATATTCCAGTAAAACTATTTTGTCATCATCAATCCATCTGAAATCAAGTCCGTAAATATCACGGTTGCCTATTTTGATCTTTGTCCGGTAACCATCTTTTTCGTAGGGAATAGGCTCTTTTTTTGCCACCTCCCCTAAAACCGTTGTCCCGTCTTTGAGATGAAAATGAACAATGGTATGCGGCCAAAATATACCAAGCCCTTTTATCATAATAAGCGTAATCAGCCCGCAAACCATCAAAAGGCATATGGTCAGAGAGCTTGCGGTTAACCACACATATGGATCACCTGACTTTAAAAACTTTTTCATAGTTTACTGTATTTTTTCTTCATCTTTTGCCGGACTACTTCGGCAAGGGTGTTAACAATAAATGTTGTCACAAAAAGCAGAAGTGATGCAAGAAAAAGCACCCGGTAAAGAGTTCCGCCAAACGGCGCTTCGGGTATTTCCACGGCAATATTTGCAGCCAATGCCCTGAATCCGCTGAAAAGATTCCAGTCCATCACAGGGGTATTACCCGTTGCCATAAGCACGATCATGGTTTCCCCCACTGCCCTCCCAAAACCGATCATAACTGCAGAAAAAATAGCCGGGCTTGCGGTGGGGAGCACAATCTTCATCGCGGTTTGCCACGGTGTAGCGCCAAGTGCCAAAGAAGCGAAAATAAGGCTTCCGGGAACATTGCTCATGGCATCTTCTGATATGGTAAAAACAAGCGGTATCACCGCAAATCCCATGGCAAACCCTACTACAACTGCATTTCTCTGGTCATAATGCAGCCCTAAAACATGTAATAACCACTGCCGGTAATCTCCTCCAAAAGCAAACGATTCAAATACCCCCGAAAGGCAAATAGATCCAAAAATTGCGCTGATGATAAATGGTATCAAAAATACCAATTCCACGCCATGTTTGTATTTACTTTTGCAGAATAGAGGAGTCACCTTCCAGATAATCATCGCGGCAGAAATGGAAAGTACAATGAAAAATGGCATAATTACCAAAGCCGGAAAGATTTTTTCAATTAACGGAGCAAGCCATAATCCTGCGAGAAAACCCAGAATCACACTGGGAAGTGCCGCCATTAATTCAATAACAGGCTTGATTACCTTTAAAGACCGGTGGAGAAATTGCGAAGTATAGAGCGCCCCGAATATGCCGATTGGCACGGCAATAAGCAGCGCATACACCGTGCCTTTGATCGTACCGAAGATTAAAGGAATCAGGCTGAACTTTGGCTCAAAATCGTCCGTACCGCCGGTTGATTGCCATATGTATTCAGGTTTTTCGTATCCCTCATACCATACCTTGCCAAACAGTGTCTTTAATGTAGTTTCAGGATGCGGGTTAGAAATGTTCCACAAATATAATGCGCCTGATGCATCGGCTGCCAGGATGCCGTTTGCCTTTTGAGAGAAGGCAAGTGCGGTTACAGGAGAAGACGTTTTCACATTTAACAATGTTTGTTCTGATGTGGCGTGGCGGAGAAGTACCAAACCGTTTGAATCGGCAGTAACAAAACCCTTGTCTCTCACAGACCCGGCAATAGCCACTACCGGGGCGTTATGGGATTGAAACGTATGTATTTTTTTCAGCGACCATCCCGAGAGAGACAATGCATCTCTCACCTTCATCCAGGAGGAAACTTTGCCTTCTGAGTCGCCAATCACCAGTGAAATATCGCCCAACAAAAACCTCATTGCGGAGACGACGCTGCCGGAAACCTTTACCCGTTCCAAAACTACGGGTTCCTCTTTCTCCCTTATGTCAATACATATTACCTCCCCTGAATCTGTGCCGACATAAAGATTATCCATAAAAATGTCAAGGGCAAGGGCAGTTATGGCAATCGTCCCTTCCCGCAGTGGCTGTTCCGTCTGATTATGTATAAAAGGGGTAATTCTACGTAACGATTTTTTAATGAGGCGGGTAATATCCTGGCATAAATCCCTCTTTTCCCCTTCTCCAAAAAGAGAGGTCTCTATTATTGAAGAAAGCAGCAACAACCGGCCATCGTCAGTATGTACCGCAGTAACACTTGTTTCTTCATCCTCCCGCGAAACAATGTGTTTCACTGCAAAAGGCAAAGAATCGCCTTCTTCATTCGTATGAATCGCTTTACGCGAAGAAATTACCGGGGATATTATCCGTTTTCCGTTTTCAAACGATTGGGTAAAACCAATGGAAACCGTTAAAATTCTCCCGTCATCCATTCCCATAACATGATGGTCTTTATATTTGTCAACCGATGTGATATGCGCGTTACCAATCCCGGGAAGATCGTGTTTCCTGATAATACTGCCGTCCCGCAGCGAGACAAATTCTGTTTTGCCATTATTATACACGACATACGCAATCTCCAGATGTTCATCAGCGCCAATACAAACCGCCGCCTTACGAATGGCAAATGTATTTTCTTTTACAACCTTCGCTCCTTTTAAAAGGGGAAGGACTTCCATGAAGATAAAGACAAAGAGGGCAAGTATTACAAATATGGTGGCTACACCGCTGCATGTGATCATCCAGCGGGCAGTTTTGTCGGTAAGTTTTCTGCTTTTCAGGCTTTTCATATGCGAACAAACAGTGCGGTCTAAAAGAAAACCACCCCTCTTCCCTAATTTTCAGTTTCTTAGGAATACAAAGGGGTGATTATTAAAACAATTTGATTGAATGCAGATATTGAGAATCGCAATGATGGATGCTATTCTATTTTTTTCAGTTCTTTTTCCACAACTGACGACGGCAATGGCATATATCCATCTTTTATCACTATTTGCTGGCCCTCATTGCTCAGGATAAATCTGACAAATTCTCGAATCAGAGGGTCAAGAGGCTGCCCCGGTTTTTTGTTAATATAGATATAGAGAAATCGTGCAAGGGGATAAGAACCGTTCAGCACGTTCTCTGATTTTGCCTCTACAAAATGCCTTCCCTCTTTCAACGCAACAGGCACGGTTTTGATACCCGATGTCTGATATCCTATACCGCTATATCCGATGCTATAACGGTCTTCAGTAATCCCCTGAACCACAGAGGCAGAACCAGGCTGTTCTTTTACCGTATTTTTAAAATCTCCTTTAAAAAGTGCATGTTCCTTGAAATAACCGTAGGTGCCGGAAGCGGAATTGCGCCCATAAAGACTTATCGGTTTTGACGCCCAATCTGCCGTCAGCCCAAGTTGTCCCCAGGTCTTAATATCTTCTTTATATCCGCCTCTTCTGGTACTTGAAAAAATCGCGTCTATCTGCGGCAGGCTCAGGCCTTTTATAGGATTATCCTTGTTTACATATACCGCCAATGCATCGAGCGCTGTTCTTATTTCTGTTGGTTTGTAACCATACTTTTTTTCAAATGCATCGATTTCCGTTGGTTTCATAGCCCTGCTCATCGGGCCAATCTGTGCTGTCCCTGAAATCAGCGCAGGAGGCGCTGTTGTAGACCCTTTGCCTTCAATCTGTACCTTCACGTTGGGGTATAACCTATTGAAACCCTCTGCCCAAAACGTCATGAGGTTATTCATGGTATCAGAACCGATGCTGTTCAGATTTCCCGAGACACCGCCTATCTTTGCATAGGATTTAATCTCCGGTTCAGCCGTTAATGGTTCTTCGGCATAGGCCGCACCTATTATTCCCCAACTTGCAATAGTTAACAATAACAATAATTTTTTCATCATTATAATCATTCCTCCTTAAATTATATGAGCGATATATTACTCGAATTTATATTGAAAATCGACTTATTTTTCTCCTTTTTAGAACATAATCTGGTATTGTACCCGTACCCTATTCTCCTCTTTATCCTCTTCTTCCCCCTCTGTTACAAGATGCCCGAAGTCCGCCTGAATTTTTGAGCGATGGCCGCGAAAGTAATAATTGACTCCAAAAGTATACTCTCGTTGAATATCATTTGAAATATCGTCATCGGGGTCTATCACGGAGTAACGTCCGGCAAGTTCCAGTTTTTTAGGTAATACAAAGTAACCAAGTTGCGTATGAAAGCCTTCTGATTCCAGGGATTCCCCGCCTGATTCAGGATCTCTTGACATAAGATAATATTCATTATTCCAGGAAATCCCTTTATATACTAATCCGCAATCAACTACACCCGTAATGTTGTCATAATCTTCCTCTTTAACATCTTTTCGTTTACCATTAAAGGCAACGGATGCGCCAATGGTTGCTTTTAATGTATCGGAATAAGCCAAATCGGTTTCATCATAATAGTTATACTTTCCAAACGGATTATACCGGGCGTTCAGAACAAACATAAGTTCATTGTCAAAATTTTCCTTGCCCTGAAACCAGTCCGCCTGATCCTCTCCCGCCCCCTGAAACACCGCTGCGTGATATTCCATATATCCGTCAAAGGGTTTTCCATACAAATCTACACCGTAATCACGGTCCTGGTCAAAGAACTCGCTGGCAATAGACCTTTCCTGAAGCAAAAGTGTTGCAGAGGATGCTAGCCGCTGCCTGTTAAACGGCACCTTAAAGTAACCAATTTTAGTGTTTAATTCTTCCAAGGGCGTCCAGTATACGTAAAAATCCCTCACCCCTACGTCGAATTTATCCCCGTCTATTTCCACATAATAATGCAGGTCTTTGCTGTAGATATTACCACCAAAATTAAGCCTTGCACGACGGACGTCGATATTTTGTGTATCCGACTCGCCAAAATCATCGTCCTTGTCTTTATATTCATATTGCATCTGCAATCGTCCGCCAATGTTAAG from Candidatus Kuenenia stuttgartiensis carries:
- the phoU gene encoding phosphate signaling complex protein PhoU: MVREVYHKALKALQDEVLDMGKMVSQAIQDSIQALQTRDIEASKEIIKKDLEINKKRFDIEEKCIVLIATQQPLAVDLRTLTAILSIITDLERMGDHAEGNAKINIMIGEEPLIKPLVDIPRMGEIGIAMLEKSLKAFMERDVEAARSVCDEDDKVDALHDQIYHELLLLMMGNPKIINLATYLTWVSHNLERIADRVTNIAERTVYMVTGEMEELNVSKY
- the pstA gene encoding phosphate ABC transporter permease PstA is translated as MKKFLKSGDPYVWLTASSLTICLLMVCGLITLIMIKGLGIFWPHTIVHFHLKDGTTVLGEVAKKEPIPYEKDGYRTKIKIGNRDIYGLDFRWIDDDKIVLLEYPADAVAIERREWGNMYGFLQGIIGKNGGIEAIQPEGAMGFINENKKLFKKIRRLEKKEIGDINYQMEKKRIIVKQLQSLPPSDIVQKKMDGVKIKIDALEKIYREKEALLSNLYQKAREKEFIIRLAGGEEKILPVFQVVRMYTPNSMHVFAKTGFYLTKLWEFIADEPREANTEGGIFPAIFGTVMMVFIMSIAVVPLGVLTAVYLKEYAGDNFISRIVRISVNNLAGVPSIVFGVFGLGFFIYLIGGTIDNVFFKSALPSPTFGTGGILWAALTLALLTVPVVVVSTEEGLSSVPGSIREGSYALGATKFETLWRVVLPQAAPGILTGTILAMARAAGEVAPLMITGVVKLAPSLPIDHHFPFLHLERKFMHLGFHIYDVGFQSPNVEAAIPMVYTTTLALLFSVLVLNITAIIVRNKLRKKYRMSSV
- a CDS encoding DUF362 domain-containing protein, translating into MKSKVYFIKTENGEKVPSLAEKAGKLFDYANFKDAIKKNDMVAVKTSFGEKGNIGYLKPPIIKSIVNKVKEHDGKPFLIETNTLYLGRRTNAVDHIAHAHEHGFSYESVGAPIIIGDGLFGEHDVQVEINQKMCKYAHVAGVARASNAIVSISHVTGHLATGMGATLKNIGMGLSSRGGKLSQHSGVIPQILKKKCTTCGVCGKWCPVGAIKIGEEYAIIDPQICIGCGECLAVCQFQAVKIAWDENAVNLQKKVAEHCLALLKGKEGKAVFFNFLTHITHHCDCMDKPFEPDIADIGIIASWDPVAIEKATTDLIREHIGKDFFKESWPKIDYTVQMNYAQEIGLGSMAYELVSCG
- a CDS encoding porin; translated protein: MIGRKWRNFMLPNFFVFCVLCMGGVSPIVFAQGESSTDARSEVEELKQQLKLMEEAFARQQEQMDVLKNRIEIISTETKVVVKEETKQAVQDYFSTDEAKEILGVGMPDMIVEYTPDDKKSALSIRTTDGNYSLNIGGRLQMQYEYKDKDDDFGESDTQNIDVRRARLNFGGNIYSKDLHYYVEIDGDKFDVGVRDFYVYWTPLEELNTKIGYFKVPFNRQRLASSATLLLQERSIASEFFDQDRDYGVDLYGKPFDGYMEYHAAVFQGAGEDQADWFQGKENFDNELMFVLNARYNPFGKYNYYDETDLAYSDTLKATIGASVAFNGKRKDVKEEDYDNITGVVDCGLVYKGISWNNEYYLMSRDPESGGESLESEGFHTQLGYFVLPKKLELAGRYSVIDPDDDISNDIQREYTFGVNYYFRGHRSKIQADFGHLVTEGEEEDKEENRVRVQYQIMF
- the pstB gene encoding phosphate ABC transporter ATP-binding protein PstB: MKKKPNPVVNITDLKLYYGDNLALNGINLDISEKMITAFIGPSGCGKSTLIRCLNRMNDLIEGVRIEGSIKIAGKDIYDPSVNVTELRKRVGMVFQKPNPFPKTIYENVVYGPRVLGIKKKNTLDDICEKTLIKAALWNEVKDRLHLSALELSGGQQQRVCIARAIAMEPEIVLLDEPCSALDPIATAKIEDMLVELKKDYTVVIVTHNMQQAARVSDYTGFFMMGELVEYDDTTELFTKPKKQRTEDYITGRFG
- a CDS encoding ABC transporter permease subunit, with the protein product MKSLKSRKLTDKTARWMITCSGVATIFVILALFVFIFMEVLPLLKGAKVVKENTFAIRKAAVCIGADEHLEIAYVVYNNGKTEFVSLRDGSIIRKHDLPGIGNAHITSVDKYKDHHVMGMDDGRILTVSIGFTQSFENGKRIISPVISSRKAIHTNEEGDSLPFAVKHIVSREDEETSVTAVHTDDGRLLLLSSIIETSLFGEGEKRDLCQDITRLIKKSLRRITPFIHNQTEQPLREGTIAITALALDIFMDNLYVGTDSGEVICIDIREKEEPVVLERVKVSGSVVSAMRFLLGDISLVIGDSEGKVSSWMKVRDALSLSGWSLKKIHTFQSHNAPVVAIAGSVRDKGFVTADSNGLVLLRHATSEQTLLNVKTSSPVTALAFSQKANGILAADASGALYLWNISNPHPETTLKTLFGKVWYEGYEKPEYIWQSTGGTDDFEPKFSLIPLIFGTIKGTVYALLIAVPIGIFGALYTSQFLHRSLKVIKPVIELMAALPSVILGFLAGLWLAPLIEKIFPALVIMPFFIVLSISAAMIIWKVTPLFCKSKYKHGVELVFLIPFIISAIFGSICLSGVFESFAFGGDYRQWLLHVLGLHYDQRNAVVVGFAMGFAVIPLVFTISEDAMSNVPGSLIFASLALGATPWQTAMKIVLPTASPAIFSAVMIGFGRAVGETMIVLMATGNTPVMDWNLFSGFRALAANIAVEIPEAPFGGTLYRVLFLASLLLFVTTFIVNTLAEVVRQKMKKKYSKL
- a CDS encoding PstS family phosphate ABC transporter substrate-binding protein, giving the protein MMKKLLLLLTIASWGIIGAAYAEEPLTAEPEIKSYAKIGGVSGNLNSIGSDTMNNLMTFWAEGFNRLYPNVKVQIEGKGSTTAPPALISGTAQIGPMSRAMKPTEIDAFEKKYGYKPTEIRTALDALAVYVNKDNPIKGLSLPQIDAIFSSTRRGGYKEDIKTWGQLGLTADWASKPISLYGRNSASGTYGYFKEHALFKGDFKNTVKEQPGSASVVQGITEDRYSIGYSGIGYQTSGIKTVPVALKEGRHFVEAKSENVLNGSYPLARFLYIYINKKPGQPLDPLIREFVRFILSNEGQQIVIKDGYMPLPSSVVEKELKKIE